A region from the Aquimarina sp. ERC-38 genome encodes:
- the tsf gene encoding translation elongation factor Ts codes for MAKISAAEVSKLRKATGAGMMDCKKALVEAEGDFDKAIAVLRKKGQKIAEKRADRDSSEGAVIAKVNEQNTKGVIVSLNCETDFVAKNDTYVQMAQKMAEIALQSGAQSKEDFLATEYENGLTVQEKLTEQTGVIGEKIEVGGYKTLEAPFVGSYIHGNKIGALVGLSEAVDKAPEIAKNVSMQVASMGATTLSYQDFDPDFVASETDARIAAIEKDNEELQRLGKTLKNVPQFISRSQLSDEVMAKAKQDIEAELKAEGKPEKIWDKIVPGKLERFVSDNTTLDNEKALLDQRFIMDEKQSVAQYVASQGNVKVVGFERVSLG; via the coding sequence ATGGCAAAAATTTCAGCCGCAGAAGTTAGTAAACTTCGTAAAGCTACCGGTGCCGGTATGATGGATTGTAAAAAAGCACTTGTTGAAGCAGAAGGAGATTTTGACAAGGCAATTGCAGTACTACGTAAAAAAGGACAAAAAATAGCCGAAAAAAGAGCGGACCGGGATTCTAGCGAAGGTGCCGTAATTGCAAAAGTAAATGAGCAAAACACAAAAGGTGTGATTGTATCACTGAACTGTGAGACAGATTTTGTAGCCAAAAATGATACGTATGTACAAATGGCTCAAAAAATGGCAGAAATCGCTTTGCAGTCCGGAGCACAATCTAAAGAAGATTTTTTAGCTACCGAATATGAGAACGGGTTGACTGTTCAGGAAAAATTAACGGAACAAACCGGGGTTATTGGTGAGAAAATTGAAGTAGGTGGTTATAAAACCTTAGAAGCCCCTTTTGTAGGTTCTTATATCCATGGAAATAAGATCGGAGCTTTAGTCGGTTTATCAGAAGCAGTAGATAAAGCACCGGAAATCGCTAAAAATGTTTCCATGCAGGTTGCTTCTATGGGAGCTACCACGCTATCTTACCAGGATTTTGACCCTGATTTCGTAGCCTCTGAGACGGATGCACGAATTGCAGCGATTGAAAAAGATAATGAAGAGTTACAACGTTTAGGTAAAACCTTAAAAAACGTACCTCAATTTATTTCCAGATCACAGCTTAGTGACGAAGTAATGGCTAAAGCCAAACAAGATATCGAAGCAGAATTAAAAGCCGAAGGAAAGCCGGAAAAAATCTGGGATAAGATTGTACCTGGTAAGTTAGAAAGGTTTGTTTCTGACAATACTACCTTAGATAATGAAAAGGCCTTACTAGATCAGCGATTTATTATGGATGAAAAACAAAGTGTTGCTCAATATGTAGCTAGCCAGGGTAATGTAAAAGTAGTTGGTTTTGAAAGAGTATCTTTAGGATAA
- a CDS encoding porin family protein gives MKVSGCLLCFLLTFCFVGIGQQLTTSTSVDTTASDQKYREDQFYAGVTFNLLVDTPIDQSGFSGGIHAGFIRDMPINSQRNFAIGLGIGYSGNTYNQSLYIDEVQDTQEGLFLDLEEENISYDSNRFITHLIEVPLQFRWRTSVAESHKFWRIYTGLQLGYIYYFKSTYSSNTGITVNQTKLNELNRLRYGATLSFGWNTFNFYVYYSLNTLFKDDAVIGDNTIGMRIAKFGLIFYIL, from the coding sequence ATGAAAGTAAGTGGTTGTCTTCTTTGTTTTTTACTTACTTTTTGTTTTGTAGGAATAGGACAACAATTAACTACTTCAACCTCTGTAGATACAACAGCATCAGACCAGAAATATCGTGAAGATCAATTCTATGCAGGTGTTACTTTCAACTTGTTAGTAGATACACCTATAGATCAATCCGGCTTTTCCGGAGGTATTCATGCTGGTTTTATCAGAGATATGCCAATAAATTCACAACGGAATTTTGCTATCGGATTAGGTATAGGCTATTCTGGTAATACCTATAATCAATCTTTATATATTGATGAAGTACAGGACACTCAAGAAGGTTTGTTTTTGGATTTAGAAGAAGAAAATATTAGTTATGATTCCAACCGGTTTATTACCCATTTAATAGAAGTGCCGTTACAATTTCGATGGCGAACCTCAGTCGCAGAAAGTCATAAATTCTGGCGAATATATACCGGATTGCAGCTTGGGTATATTTATTATTTTAAATCTACGTATTCTTCAAATACTGGAATTACGGTAAATCAGACCAAATTAAACGAACTGAATCGTTTACGGTACGGGGCTACTTTATCTTTCGGGTGGAACACCTTTAATTTCTATGTGTATTATAGTCTAAATACGCTTTTTAAAGATGATGCGGTGATCGGTGACAATACGATTGGTATGCGTATTGCAAAATTTGGGCTTATATTTTATATACTATAA
- the rpsI gene encoding 30S ribosomal protein S9, protein METIHKIGRRKTAVARVYMKEGSGKVTINKKDLADYFPTATLQYKVNQPLTLTENTDKYDLSVNVYGGGITGQAEAIRLAISRAICEVDVENRSILKPEGLLTRDPRMVERKKFGQKKARKKFQFSKR, encoded by the coding sequence ATGGAAACAATTCATAAAATTGGCCGAAGAAAAACCGCGGTTGCCAGAGTGTATATGAAAGAAGGTTCTGGTAAAGTAACCATTAACAAGAAAGATCTTGCGGACTACTTTCCTACTGCTACCTTACAGTATAAGGTAAACCAACCTTTAACCCTAACTGAAAATACAGATAAGTACGACTTATCCGTAAATGTATACGGGGGTGGGATTACCGGTCAGGCAGAAGCGATCCGATTGGCTATCTCAAGAGCTATCTGTGAAGTAGATGTTGAGAACCGTAGCATTTTAAAACCGGAAGGTTTATTAACCAGAGACCCGAGAATGGTAGAGCGTAAAAAATTCGGACAGAAAAAAGCGCGTAAGAAATTCCAGTTCTCTAAACGTTAA
- a CDS encoding ankyrin repeat domain-containing protein encodes MNSDFLFEAIRSHNSDKVKTLLETNPDWVKSKDQRGSTPLLLATYYGNIPVVQTILSFSPEVNAQDTAGNTALMGVSFKGYLEIARLLIEAGADVNIKNFNQGTALIFAATFGQREMAEFLLQQGADPYIEDNTGKTAIDHAKNHGFDLLTSSKK; translated from the coding sequence ATGAATTCAGATTTTTTATTTGAAGCCATTCGTTCCCATAATTCAGATAAAGTAAAGACTTTATTAGAAACAAATCCTGATTGGGTTAAAAGTAAGGATCAGCGAGGTTCCACCCCTTTGTTATTAGCTACATATTATGGTAATATACCGGTAGTTCAAACTATATTATCTTTTTCTCCGGAAGTAAACGCGCAGGATACGGCTGGGAATACTGCTTTAATGGGAGTTAGTTTTAAAGGATATCTGGAAATTGCCAGATTATTAATTGAAGCAGGTGCAGATGTGAATATTAAAAATTTTAACCAGGGAACCGCATTGATCTTTGCTGCTACCTTTGGACAACGGGAGATGGCCGAATTTTTATTACAACAGGGCGCTGATCCGTATATTGAAGACAACACCGGAAAAACGGCTATTGACCATGCAAAAAATCATGGGTTTGATTTATTAACTTCAAGTAAAAAGTAA
- the rplM gene encoding 50S ribosomal protein L13, with translation MDTLSYKTVSANKKTVSKEWVHVDAEGQTLGRLSSVVARILRGKHKPNFTPHVDCGDNVVITNAEKINLTGKKWTDKSYIRHTGYPGGQRSLTAQELFDKNPERLIEKSVKGMLPKNKLGAALFRNLKVYAGTEHSHGAQQPKTINLNEFK, from the coding sequence GTGGACACATTAAGTTACAAAACAGTATCTGCAAATAAAAAGACCGTTTCAAAAGAATGGGTACATGTAGATGCTGAAGGACAGACTTTAGGACGCCTCTCCTCTGTAGTAGCGAGAATACTGCGAGGAAAGCACAAGCCTAACTTTACCCCACACGTTGATTGCGGTGATAATGTAGTAATTACAAACGCTGAAAAAATCAATTTAACAGGAAAAAAGTGGACGGATAAATCGTATATCCGGCACACTGGTTATCCTGGTGGGCAAAGAAGTCTTACAGCTCAGGAATTATTTGATAAAAATCCGGAGCGACTCATTGAAAAATCGGTTAAGGGGATGCTACCTAAAAACAAATTAGGTGCTGCTTTATTCCGTAATTTAAAGGTATATGCCGGGACTGAGCATTCTCATGGAGCCCAGCAGCCTAAAACTATTAACTTAAACGAATTTAAGTAA
- the rpsB gene encoding 30S ribosomal protein S2: protein MANNIEVKELLDAGVHFGHLTRRWDPNMAPYIYMERNGIHIINLYKTAAKIDEASQALHKIAASGRKILFVATKKQAKEIVAEKAAKANQPYITERWPGGMLTNFVTIRKAVKKMASIDRMKKDGTFNTLSKKERLQVDRLRAKLEKNLGSISDMTRLPGALFIVDITREHIAVKEAQKLNIPIFAMVDTNSDPRQVDYVIPSNDDASKSIDKVMTFVSDAIIEGLTERKATKDAPKESQSAAAAKPKAEEKPKAEEKVAVPAPAKAEAAVETVATEAPAKQEEE from the coding sequence ATGGCAAATAACATTGAAGTAAAAGAATTACTTGATGCAGGGGTACATTTCGGACACCTGACAAGAAGATGGGACCCAAATATGGCTCCTTATATTTATATGGAACGTAATGGTATCCATATTATTAATTTATATAAAACTGCAGCAAAAATTGATGAGGCCAGTCAGGCACTTCATAAAATTGCAGCTTCCGGAAGAAAAATCCTTTTTGTAGCTACTAAAAAGCAAGCAAAAGAAATCGTTGCTGAAAAAGCAGCAAAAGCAAACCAACCTTATATTACCGAAAGATGGCCGGGCGGAATGCTTACTAACTTTGTAACGATCAGAAAAGCTGTTAAAAAAATGGCTTCTATAGACCGGATGAAAAAAGATGGTACTTTTAACACCCTTTCTAAAAAAGAACGTTTACAAGTAGATCGTTTAAGAGCTAAATTAGAAAAGAACTTAGGTTCTATATCTGATATGACCCGACTACCGGGAGCTTTATTCATCGTAGATATTACCAGAGAACATATTGCCGTAAAAGAAGCACAGAAATTAAACATTCCTATCTTTGCTATGGTGGATACTAACTCTGATCCCCGACAGGTGGATTATGTAATCCCTTCTAACGATGATGCTTCAAAGTCTATTGATAAAGTAATGACTTTTGTAAGTGATGCGATTATCGAAGGTTTAACGGAAAGAAAAGCAACTAAAGACGCTCCTAAAGAAAGTCAAAGTGCTGCAGCAGCAAAACCTAAAGCCGAAGAAAAGCCAAAAGCTGAAGAAAAGGTTGCGGTTCCTGCACCTGCAAAAGCCGAAGCAGCGGTGGAAACGGTGGCTACCGAAGCACCCGCAAAACAAGAAGAAGAATAA
- the frr gene encoding ribosome recycling factor, translated as MEEEIDFILDSTKESMEGAIKHLENKLLVIRAGKAAPAMLSGVMVEYYGSPTPLNQVGNVTTPDARTLSIQPFEKSIISEIEKGIQMANLGFNPMNNGESVIISVPPLTEERRRDLVKQAKAEAEDSKVGVRNDRKNANNEIKKLEKEGLSEDMAKNLEADVQDLTNKYIKKIDDMLVVKEKEIMTV; from the coding sequence ATGGAAGAAGAGATTGATTTTATTTTAGACTCAACAAAAGAATCTATGGAAGGTGCTATCAAACACCTTGAAAATAAATTATTAGTAATACGCGCAGGTAAAGCTGCCCCTGCTATGTTAAGTGGAGTAATGGTCGAGTACTACGGCTCTCCTACCCCTTTAAACCAGGTAGGAAATGTAACTACCCCTGATGCCCGAACCTTAAGCATCCAACCTTTTGAAAAATCCATTATTTCTGAAATTGAGAAAGGGATACAAATGGCAAATTTAGGTTTTAACCCAATGAACAATGGGGAGAGTGTGATCATTAGTGTTCCGCCTCTTACGGAAGAAAGAAGAAGGGATTTAGTAAAACAAGCAAAAGCCGAAGCAGAAGATTCTAAAGTCGGGGTTCGAAACGACCGAAAAAATGCAAATAACGAAATTAAAAAACTAGAGAAAGAAGGACTATCAGAAGATATGGCTAAAAATCTGGAAGCTGATGTTCAAGATCTTACTAACAAGTACATTAAGAAAATTGATGATATGCTGGTAGTAAAGGAAAAAGAAATCATGACGGTTTAA
- the rpoN gene encoding RNA polymerase factor sigma-54 — MLKQQLNFKLSQKLSPQQIQLMKLIQLPTQAFEQRLKQEMEENPALDSGKEKSDELEDTFSNENSTEDDYGSEKIETDINVDEYLSDDEIPNYRLNANNYSSDDEEKNVPYASGTSFHQHLINQLNTYRLNEQEREIAEFLVGSIDESGYIRRPLADIIDDLAFTQNIYTTEEEVEKVLDIVHQLDPAGVGARSLQECLSIQLHRKETTIPIKLASLIIDNAFDHFSKKHYDKLLAKFDITEEQLRESIEEIEHLNPKPGGSYAGNNRIVEHVVPDFTIRIVDGELELTLNGRNAPELHVSREYNNMLQGYKASKEKSKSQKDAVLFIKQKLDAAKWFIEAVRQRQQTLFVTMSAIMHYQKEYFLSGDERNLKPMILKDIADEIGMDVSTVSRVANSKYVDTPYGTKLIKEFFSESMTNDQGEEVSTREIKKILEITIGEEDKRKPLTDEKLAKMLKEKGYPIARRTVAKYREQLDIPVARLRKKI; from the coding sequence ATGTTGAAACAACAATTAAATTTTAAACTTTCTCAAAAGCTCTCGCCTCAACAAATCCAGCTGATGAAATTAATTCAATTGCCTACCCAGGCTTTTGAACAAAGGCTAAAACAAGAAATGGAAGAGAATCCGGCTTTGGATAGCGGTAAAGAGAAAAGTGACGAATTAGAAGATACTTTCAGCAATGAAAACTCAACCGAAGATGACTATGGCTCAGAGAAAATTGAAACGGATATTAATGTAGATGAGTATTTAAGTGACGATGAAATTCCCAATTATCGTTTAAATGCTAATAATTACAGTTCGGATGATGAAGAAAAAAATGTTCCTTATGCTTCCGGCACTTCTTTTCATCAACATTTAATTAATCAGTTAAATACATATAGACTAAATGAACAAGAAAGGGAAATAGCCGAATTTCTGGTGGGAAGTATTGATGAAAGCGGATATATACGTCGACCTTTGGCAGATATTATTGATGATCTTGCTTTTACTCAAAATATCTATACTACCGAAGAAGAAGTTGAAAAAGTACTGGATATTGTTCATCAATTAGACCCTGCCGGTGTAGGTGCACGTAGTCTGCAAGAATGTTTATCTATACAATTGCATCGTAAAGAGACTACCATTCCTATTAAACTTGCCTCTTTAATCATAGATAATGCTTTTGACCACTTTAGCAAGAAACATTACGATAAGTTACTTGCTAAATTTGATATTACCGAAGAACAATTACGGGAATCTATTGAAGAAATTGAACATTTAAATCCCAAACCCGGAGGTTCTTATGCCGGTAACAACCGAATTGTAGAACATGTTGTTCCCGATTTTACCATTCGTATTGTAGATGGTGAACTGGAGTTGACCTTAAATGGTCGTAACGCCCCGGAACTTCATGTCTCCAGAGAATACAATAACATGCTCCAGGGGTATAAAGCAAGTAAAGAAAAGTCAAAATCTCAAAAGGATGCGGTTCTTTTTATAAAACAAAAACTGGATGCGGCTAAATGGTTTATTGAAGCGGTTCGACAACGTCAGCAAACGCTTTTTGTAACTATGAGTGCCATTATGCATTATCAAAAAGAATATTTCTTAAGTGGTGATGAACGAAACTTAAAACCTATGATCCTTAAAGATATTGCCGATGAAATCGGAATGGATGTAAGTACGGTATCCCGGGTTGCAAATAGTAAATATGTAGATACTCCTTATGGAACCAAATTAATTAAAGAATTTTTCTCTGAATCTATGACTAATGATCAGGGAGAAGAAGTCTCCACCCGGGAAATAAAGAAAATTCTTGAAATCACCATCGGAGAAGAAGATAAACGAAAACCACTTACTGATGAGAAACTGGCAAAAATGCTAAAAGAAAAAGGTTATCCTATTGCCAGAAGGACTGTTGCTAAGTATAGAGAACAGTTAGACATCCCCGTAGCAAGGTTACGAAAAAAAATCTAG
- the asnS gene encoding asparagine--tRNA ligase — translation MKKNTTIVELLDSDQLLQQVTVQGWVRSFRNDRFIALNDGSTLKNIQCVIEDDLLDDAVLKRITVGAALVISGTLIESQGKGQKVEIQVASVHIEGDANPEELKLTILSPKKHSLETLREQAHLRIRTNTFGAIMRVRSQLSFAIHQYFQQNNFHYVHTPVITGSDAEGAGEAFKVTNMDLTKVPLTEKGEVDYTKDFFGRETNLTVSGQLEGETYAMGLGKIYTFGPTFRAENSNTSRHLAEFWMIEPEIAFCDLDQNMDLAEDFIKGTIKYLLENCQDDLEFLENRLIEEDKRKTQAERSEMKLREKLHFVLDNNFKRVSYTEAIEILKNSKPNKKKKFKYPIHEWGADLQSEHERFLVEKHFKCPVILFDYPANIKAFYMRLNEDGKTVRAMDILFPGIGEIVGGSQREERLDVLKEKMKALDIPEEDLWWYLDTRRFGTCTHSGFGLGFERMVLFVTGMTNIRDVIPYPRTPLNAEF, via the coding sequence ATGAAAAAAAATACGACCATAGTTGAATTATTAGATAGCGATCAATTGTTACAACAAGTAACGGTACAAGGTTGGGTACGTTCTTTTAGGAATGATAGGTTTATTGCGTTGAATGACGGATCCACACTTAAAAATATACAATGTGTTATTGAGGACGACCTATTAGATGATGCCGTATTGAAGCGTATTACCGTAGGAGCTGCTTTAGTTATATCAGGTACTTTGATAGAAAGCCAGGGAAAAGGTCAAAAGGTAGAAATTCAAGTGGCATCTGTACATATTGAAGGAGATGCTAACCCGGAAGAATTAAAGCTTACCATTCTTTCTCCTAAAAAGCATAGTCTCGAAACTTTACGCGAACAAGCACATTTACGTATACGTACAAATACATTTGGTGCCATTATGCGGGTACGGTCACAATTGTCTTTTGCTATTCATCAATACTTTCAGCAAAACAATTTTCATTACGTACATACACCGGTGATTACCGGTAGTGATGCCGAAGGAGCCGGAGAAGCTTTTAAAGTAACCAATATGGATCTTACTAAAGTTCCCTTGACTGAAAAAGGGGAGGTGGACTATACCAAAGACTTTTTTGGCAGAGAAACTAATTTAACGGTAAGCGGACAATTAGAAGGAGAAACCTATGCAATGGGATTAGGTAAGATATATACCTTTGGTCCTACCTTTAGGGCAGAAAACTCAAACACTTCACGTCATCTGGCAGAATTCTGGATGATCGAACCTGAAATAGCGTTTTGTGACCTGGATCAAAACATGGACCTGGCCGAAGATTTTATTAAAGGTACTATAAAATACCTATTAGAAAATTGCCAGGATGACCTTGAGTTTTTAGAAAATCGATTGATAGAAGAAGATAAAAGAAAAACCCAGGCGGAACGTTCGGAAATGAAGTTACGTGAAAAACTACATTTTGTCTTAGATAACAATTTTAAACGGGTTAGCTATACGGAAGCTATTGAAATACTAAAAAATTCAAAACCTAATAAAAAGAAAAAGTTTAAATATCCGATTCACGAATGGGGAGCGGATTTACAGAGTGAACACGAACGTTTTTTAGTAGAAAAACATTTTAAGTGTCCTGTAATTTTATTTGACTACCCAGCCAACATTAAAGCTTTTTACATGCGTTTAAACGAAGATGGTAAGACGGTAAGGGCTATGGACATTTTATTTCCGGGGATTGGAGAAATTGTAGGAGGGTCGCAAAGAGAAGAGCGCCTGGACGTCTTAAAAGAAAAGATGAAAGCACTGGATATCCCCGAAGAGGACTTATGGTGGTACCTGGATACCCGTAGATTCGGAACTTGTACACATAGTGGTTTTGGCCTGGGCTTTGAAAGGATGGTATTATTTGTAACCGGAATGACAAATATCAGGGATGTAATTCCGTATCCCAGAACACCTTTAAATGCTGAATTTTAA
- the pyrH gene encoding UMP kinase translates to MKYKRILLKLSGEALMGERQYGIDPKRLAEYAEEIKKITDENVEVAIVIGGGNIFRGVAGASKGMDRVQADHMGMLATVINGLALQSALEDADIPTRLQSAIKINEVAEPFIKRRAIRHLEKGRVVIFGGGTGNPYFTTDSAAVLRAIEINADVILKGTRVDGIYTADPEKDKKATKFDFITFDDVLRKGLKVMDTTAFTLSQENELPIIVFDMNKSGNLFKVLSGEAIGTKVNL, encoded by the coding sequence ATGAAATACAAAAGAATCTTACTAAAACTCTCCGGGGAAGCTTTAATGGGAGAACGGCAATATGGTATTGATCCTAAAAGACTAGCAGAATATGCCGAAGAAATTAAAAAGATTACGGATGAGAATGTAGAAGTAGCTATTGTTATTGGCGGAGGTAATATATTCAGGGGAGTTGCAGGTGCTAGTAAAGGTATGGATCGGGTACAGGCGGATCATATGGGGATGTTGGCTACGGTTATTAACGGACTTGCTTTACAAAGCGCCTTGGAAGATGCGGACATTCCTACCCGTTTACAATCTGCTATTAAAATTAATGAGGTGGCCGAACCTTTTATCAAAAGAAGGGCTATTCGTCACCTGGAGAAAGGAAGGGTTGTGATTTTTGGAGGAGGTACCGGTAATCCGTATTTTACTACAGATTCTGCTGCCGTGCTTCGGGCTATTGAGATTAATGCAGATGTGATTTTAAAAGGTACTCGGGTAGATGGAATTTACACTGCAGATCCGGAAAAAGATAAAAAAGCAACTAAATTTGATTTTATCACTTTTGATGATGTACTTCGTAAGGGATTAAAAGTAATGGACACCACGGCTTTTACTTTAAGTCAGGAAAATGAGTTGCCTATCATCGTTTTTGATATGAATAAGTCCGGTAACTTATTTAAAGTACTATCTGGAGAAGCAATCGGAACAAAAGTAAATTTATAA
- a CDS encoding efflux RND transporter permease subunit gives MIKFFTLGFWDTIAGIILRNRAIILAVIIGITVFLGFQWQHMRFSFSEANLLPDDHEVNQQYEQFLERFGDEGNLIVMAIKDSTLFTPEKLKAWNQFNASFKQYSEIDLVISLNNLKVLEKKENPARFDMVPFLKDSVYTNETVNNYKEQLFNQLPFYEGLIYSNKSKTLQSALYLNRDIVNTIIRKNFIEKTLNPAIREFEERYQTDIKVSGMPYIRTMNSQNIMDEIQIFILAALLVTSLIFFFFFRSFRATFISMIAVIIGVMWAFGLLGLLQYEITVLTAIIPPLVIVIGIPNCIFLINKYQQEIEKHGNKTLSLQQVITKVGNATLMTNITTASGFATFALTESKLLKEFGIVAAINIVALFILCLLVITIIYSYLPTPKERHLKHLRKGWVDHLVNWMEHMVKNQRITIYIVSILILITSIIGIYTIRVSGSLLEDMPKSAGFYKDITFFEEEFDGIMPLEILIDTKREKGVLKLPTLRRMDELGALLAEIPELSKPLSIVNLVKYAKQAYYNNNPAYYQLPTNQERNFILPYLKNFESETNTLTSYVDSTGQYARMTVFMKDVGTEEMERIEMMIGPKIEKLFPKDRYNVAFTGKALIFQKGTNYLVRNLIFSLGLAIVLIALFMAWMFRSFKMILISLVPNLLPLLMTAGLMGFLGVPIKPSTILVFSIAFGISVDDTIHFLAKYRQELKSNKWKIRKSVFASLRETGLSMFYTSTVLFFGFSVFMLSSFGGTKALGGLISATLLFAMLANLLLLPSLLLSLERNIANKKTLKEPTLNIIPEEEDISTKKK, from the coding sequence ATGATCAAATTTTTTACTTTAGGATTTTGGGATACCATAGCAGGTATTATCTTAAGAAACAGGGCGATCATATTAGCAGTCATCATAGGCATTACCGTATTCCTTGGGTTTCAGTGGCAACATATGCGCTTTTCATTTTCCGAAGCTAATTTATTACCTGATGATCATGAAGTAAATCAGCAATACGAACAATTTCTTGAACGATTCGGAGATGAAGGAAACCTGATTGTCATGGCAATTAAGGATAGTACTTTGTTTACTCCTGAAAAATTAAAAGCCTGGAATCAATTTAATGCTTCCTTTAAACAGTACAGCGAGATTGACCTGGTGATTTCCTTAAATAATTTAAAAGTACTGGAAAAAAAGGAGAACCCTGCACGTTTTGACATGGTTCCGTTTCTTAAAGATTCCGTATATACGAATGAGACTGTAAACAATTACAAAGAACAGCTCTTTAATCAACTGCCTTTTTATGAAGGATTAATTTATAGTAATAAATCCAAAACGCTACAAAGCGCTTTATATTTAAACAGGGATATCGTTAATACCATTATCCGGAAGAATTTTATTGAAAAAACATTGAATCCAGCCATACGCGAGTTTGAGGAACGCTATCAAACGGATATTAAGGTTTCCGGAATGCCGTATATCCGTACGATGAATTCGCAAAATATTATGGATGAAATTCAGATTTTTATCCTGGCTGCTTTACTAGTAACTTCTCTTATTTTCTTTTTCTTTTTTCGGTCGTTTAGAGCTACGTTTATTTCTATGATTGCTGTGATCATAGGAGTGATGTGGGCATTTGGACTATTAGGATTGTTACAATATGAAATTACGGTTCTTACAGCTATTATTCCCCCTCTGGTTATTGTTATAGGAATTCCCAACTGTATCTTTTTGATTAATAAATACCAACAGGAGATCGAGAAACACGGTAATAAAACTTTATCTTTACAACAGGTAATTACTAAAGTTGGAAATGCTACGTTAATGACCAATATTACCACAGCTTCCGGTTTTGCTACTTTTGCCTTGACTGAAAGTAAATTATTAAAGGAATTTGGTATTGTTGCTGCAATTAATATTGTAGCCCTTTTTATATTATGCCTACTTGTAATTACTATTATATACAGTTATTTACCTACTCCTAAAGAACGCCACTTAAAACACCTGCGGAAGGGCTGGGTAGATCATCTGGTCAACTGGATGGAGCATATGGTTAAGAACCAAAGGATTACTATTTATATAGTGTCAATTCTCATTTTGATTACCAGTATTATCGGTATTTATACGATTCGGGTGTCTGGGAGTTTATTAGAAGATATGCCTAAATCAGCAGGGTTTTATAAGGATATCACTTTTTTTGAAGAAGAGTTTGATGGTATTATGCCTTTAGAGATTTTGATAGATACTAAAAGAGAAAAAGGGGTTTTAAAGCTACCTACACTCCGTAGAATGGATGAACTGGGAGCACTTCTTGCCGAGATTCCGGAATTGTCCAAACCCTTATCCATTGTGAACCTGGTGAAATATGCAAAACAAGCTTATTATAATAATAATCCGGCTTATTATCAATTACCTACCAATCAGGAACGAAACTTTATCTTACCTTATCTTAAAAATTTTGAATCCGAGACTAATACTTTAACAAGTTATGTAGATAGTACAGGTCAATATGCACGTATGACTGTCTTTATGAAAGATGTAGGGACTGAAGAGATGGAACGTATCGAAATGATGATCGGGCCCAAGATTGAAAAGTTATTTCCTAAAGATCGATATAATGTGGCCTTTACCGGAAAAGCACTTATTTTTCAAAAGGGAACGAACTACCTGGTGCGAAATCTGATTTTTTCCTTAGGATTGGCTATTGTACTTATTGCCCTATTTATGGCCTGGATGTTCCGTTCATTTAAAATGATTTTAATATCCTTAGTCCCTAATCTATTACCCCTCTTAATGACCGCAGGATTGATGGGCTTTTTAGGAGTACCTATCAAACCTTCGACCATTTTGGTTTTTAGTATTGCTTTCGGAATTTCCGTAGATGACACTATACATTTTTTAGCAAAATATCGACAGGAATTAAAATCCAATAAATGGAAGATCCGTAAATCTGTTTTTGCTTCTTTACGGGAAACAGGACTAAGTATGTTTTATACTTCTACCGTACTTTTCTTTGGGTTTTCGGTATTTATGCTATCAAGTTTTGGGGGAACCAAAGCTTTGGGAGGATTAATTTCTGCAACTTTGTTATTTGCAATGTTGGCAAACTTATTATTGCTACCTTCCCTTTTACTTTCTTTAGAACGAAATATTGCTAATAAGAAAACTTTAAAAGAACCTACCCTAAACATCATACCGGAAGAAGAAGATATCTCAACTAAAAAGAAGTAA